One Butyricicoccus intestinisimiae genomic window, TGACTTCGACAGAACCGAACTGAGACAATTTGCCGATGTCATTTCTGCCCAAATCGACGAGCATGTTGTGCTCGGCGAGTTCCTTTTCATCCGACAGCAAATCTTTTTCCAGTGCGAGATCTTCTTCTTTATCTGCGCCGCGCGGACGGGAACCGGCAACCGGAAATGTAGACAGACGGCCGTTTCGCAGACGAACCAGCGTTTCCGGAGAGGTGCTCATCAGCTCGATGTCATCCCGATGCAGGTAAACCATGTACGGAGAAGGGTTGGTGGTGCGCAGGACGCGATACGCATCGAGCAGACTGTCGGTATACGGCGTTTCAAACCGGCGGGACAGGACTGCCTGAAAAATATCGCCGTCTACAATGTGCTGCTTGGTCTTGTTGACGATGTCGCAGTATTCTTCCTTGGTCACGTTGCAGGTGAACTGCGGCTTGCAGTGCTTGTGTGCGGTTGGCAGCTGCATCGGCTCGCGAATCAGACGAATCATTTTTTCGATTTCTGCGCGCGCCGTGCCGTAATTTTCCAAGACGTTGTCGGTCGGCATGTTGACGATGACATTGATTTTCTGCGACAGGTGGTCGTACGCAATGACCTTGTCAAACAGCATCAGGTCGAAATCATCCACATCACTGGAGCGAAGATGCAGGGTCGGCTCTGCATAGCCGATCATGCGATAGGCGTAATAGCCAACCAAGCCGCCGGTAAACGGCGGGAAGCCCTCGATGCGCGGCGCTTTGTACTGCGCCATGAGTGCGCGGAGGATGTCGTTGGGCTGATCCGTGGTAACGCTTTCGCGGCGTCCGTCGGCATATTCCGTGGTGACAACGTGGTCTTTGCATACAATATGAACAAGCGGGTCATAGCCGAGGAACGAGTACCGTCCCCAGCGCTCGCCGCCCTCTACGCTTTCCAGCAGACAGTACCGATTGGATACCTGCGCAATCTTGCGCAGAAGCGCAATCGGCGTGGTGACATCGGCGTAAATTTCACGGCACAGCGGAATCATCGAATAGTCCGCGGCATACGATTGAATTTCGGAAGAAGTAGGTTTCAGCATGATATATCGTCCTTTCTGAATGGATGCAGTGAGGAAAGGACAATAAAAAAAGCCTTCATCCCAAGTCCTGCATCTCTGCTAGAATCTCTGGGACAAAAGCTGTCAGCTTCTGCGGTGCCACCCATATTGCCGATGGTTCGAAAGAACATCGACCACTCATCACACACCAACATGTGCGCTCCACGATAACGGCGGGATTCCGTCAGCGCCTACTTGCCGGCACGGCGTTCAGGCTGCCCTCACGAGTCCATTCGGCATCATCCATACCACTGTAATCCCACCATCTACAGCTCTCTGTGCGTACTTCACGAAGCGTACTTGTCTCGATCAACGGTTTTCAAATGTTGTATTAAAAGTACCACAGAAGCGCGGGGTTGTCAAGTGGACGGGCGAAAAAATCCTGCATATAAGGTAGGAATATTGCTTTGTGTGATATAAAAACAAAAAGCAAAGTTTCTAAATAGGACAAAAAGTGCGGATAAAATGTTACAAACAGTACATATGAACAAGAAAATTACATGGTTTTATGATTTTTTTATTGAAAACATCAAAATGGTATGCTATAATCATATCAACGTAAGGCGCATATAACGGGTGAATGGCATACGTAAGATGGAGAAGAGTTGCTGTGCCGCTGCTGAATCCCCTGAGGCGAAACCCGCGCTGCCTGCTGTAAAGAGAAAGGTGGTAGACACTATGAATTGTACCAAACTGATGGAAGAGATGGAAGTATACCTGAAGAGTGACCGCTGCAAGGATCTCAACGAGGCCAATGCACAGGATATTCATCATGCTCTTTCCAAAGCAATTATGGCACAGATCGCCACTCCGTGGAAGGAAAGCCAGAAGCTGCACAGAGAAGCACGCCATGCATATTATATGTCCGCAGAATTTTTGATTGGCCGTGCAATCTATAACAATTTGCTTTGCCTTGGTATTTACGATGAAGTAGAAAAGCTGTTTAACGAGCGCGGTCTCAAGCTGTCCGACATGGAAGAAGTAGAGGATGCTTCCCTGGGCAACGGCGGCTTGGGACGTCTGGCTGCATGCTTCCTGGATTCCGCAGCAACGCTGGATCTCCCGCTCGACGGCTATGGCATTCGCTATAAATATGGTTTGTTTAAGCAGTACATTCAGGACGGCTTCCAGAAGGAGACCGCCGATGACTGGACGCGATTCGGCGATCCGTGGAGCATCCGCGTAGATTCCGATGCAGTTCTCGTTCGCTTTGCAGACCAGACCGTGCGTGCAGTGCCGTATGACCTGCCGGTTATCGGTTATGGCACCAAGCACATCGGCAACCTGCGTCTGTGGCAGGCAGAGCCGCTGTCCTCCTTCGACTTCAACGAATTCAACGATCAGCACTATGAAGCATCGGTTCGCGAGAAGAACCGCGCAGAGGATATTTCCCGCGTGCTGTATCCGAACGACTCAACCGATGAGGGCAAGAAGCTGCGCCTGAAGCAGCAGTATTTCTTCTGCTGTGCATCGCTGCAGGATATGATTAAAAACTATAAGCTGGTACATGGCAATGACTTCTCGCATTTCGCTGATTTCAATGCCATCCAGCTCAACGATACCCATCCGGTTATCTCGATTCCGGAGCTCATTCGTCAGCTGACCAGATACGAAGGCGTTAGCTTCGACGATGCACTCAATATCGCAAAGAAGACCTTTGCTTACACCAACCACACCATTCTTCCGGAGGCACTGGAGAAGTGGAACAAGCATCTGCTCATCGAGGTCGTTCCGGATATTTATGAGATCATTGAGAAGATCAACAACCGCTTTATTGATGAGCTGTATCAGCAGAAGCGCAATCCGGACTTCATTCAGGATGTCCAGATTATCAAGCATGATATGATTCACATGGCAAATCTGGCTATGTACGGTTCCAGCTATGTAAACGGTGTAGCTGCCATCCATACCGAGATTTTGAAGAAGAGTACCCTGCATTCCTTCTATGAGATGTGGCCGGAGCGCTTCCAGAACAAGACCAATGGTATCACCCAGCGCCGTTGGCTGGCAATGAACAACCGCGAGCTGTCTGCGATGATTACTCGTCTGCTCGGTTCGGATGATTGGGTTACGGATCTGCCGCAGCTCAAGAAGCTGGAGAAGTACGCAACCGATAAGAAGGTTCTCGATGAGTTCTGGGACATCAAGCACAAGAAAAAGCATCAGCTGGGTCTGTTCATGCTCAAGCATGACGGCACCGCTCCGATCAAGGATTCTATCTATGACATCCAGATCAAGCGTTTGCATGAGTACAAGCGTCAGTTCCTGAACGCACTGTCCATTCTGTATATCTACTACGGCCTGAAGGACGGCTCCATTCAGGACTTCCATCCGACCACCTTCATCTTTGGTGCAAAGGCTGCGCCGGGCTATGTTCGTGCAAAGGGCATCATCAAGCTGATTAACGAAATCGCTCGTCTCGTAGAAAACGACGGTCAGGTTCGCGACAAGCTGCGCGTTATCTTCGTACAGAACTACAACGTATCCTACGCTGAGAAGCTGGTGGCGGCTGCAAACGTATCCGAGCAGATTTCTACCGCAGGCACCGAGGCCTCCGGCACCGGCAACATGAAGCTGATGCTCAACGGCGCGGTTACGCTGGGTACGCTGGACGGCGCAAACGTAGAGATTGCACAGGAAGCCGGCATGGAGAACGAGTACATCTTTGGTGCAACCGTTGACGAGATTGAGAAGGAAGAGAACAACAACTACATTCCGTATCACATCTACAACAACGACCCGAAGATCAAGCGCGTCATGGAAGCTCTTGTAAACGGCACGCTGGACGATGGCGGCACCGGCATGTTCAAGGAGCTGTACGATTCCATCATCCACAACGTCGATTGGGGTCAGAGCCATCCGGATAAGTACTTCCTGATGTATGACTTCCAGAGCTACGTGGACACCAAGCTCAAGCTCAACCGCGACTACAAGGATAAGTACGCATTCGCAGAAAAGTGCTGGAGAAACATCTGCAACGCAGGTAAGTTCAGCTCGGATCGTACCATCAAGGACTACGCGGACAACATTTGGCACATTGATCCGATTGAGTTCGATTGATTGCTGACAATCAGATAAAACAAAAGGCGGCAGGATTTTTCCTGTCGCCTTTTTGCGTCTAGTTATAGATTTTTCTCGCCCCATGCTTTCATATAGTGCAGAACGGAGAGAAAACTTTCTCCCAATTCCGTTAATGTATATTCGACATGCGGAGGGACTTCGTGGAAGTCGTGTCGATGCAAAAATCCATCTGCCTCTAATTCGCGCAGCTGCTTGGTCAAAGAGGATTCCGTAATCTCGACCAAATGGCGGCGGAGGGCGCCAAATCGGTGCACATCTTCTACGCCGATATAATATAAAATTTCCAGTTTCCACTTTCCGCCTAAAATCTTTTGCAGCGTAGACATGGTTTTGCACCGTTTTATTGCGGCATTGCTTTTTCGCATGAGAAATCTCTCCTTTGTTTTTAGTATATCGCGCGGAGAAGGATTTGGCAAGGTACTGCAAAAAAGTACCGTACTGTTCAAATCCAGACATTCTGTTATACTGAGAACATCAAAACACAGAGGAGTGAGGCAAATGCATTTTACGGGAACCGTTTGGAGACCGCCATATGAGGCGGATTCACTGCTGCTGGAGGTGACGGCAGGATGTACCCATCACAAGTGCAAATTTTGTACGCTGTATGATGATATTCCGTTTCCGTTCAAGATGTCTCCGATGCAGGATATAACAAGTGATCTGCTGGAAATTCAGACACTGTATTATCATCCGATGACGAGTCAAGCGAACAAGCTGACAGGGCAACCACAGAGAGAAGGGTTCAAACGAGCATTTTTGACGGGAGCCAATCCGTTTGTTTTGCAATCTGAACGCTTATTGAAAATCGCTGCACGTATTTATGAGTACGTTCCCACGGTCAAAACAATTGGTTGTTTTGCGCGAATCACAGATATAAAACAAAAAACAGAGGAAGAATTGCTTGCTTTACGAGACGCAGGCTATACGAGTTTGACTATTGGCATGGAAACGGGAGATACGGACGCTTTACAGTTTATGAATAAAGGCTACACGGCACAAGATATTCTCGAACAGTGCAAGCGCTTAGATGCTGCCAATATCAGCTATGCGTTTTTCTATCTGACAGGAATCTCCGGTGCGGGAAAAGGAGTGTTTGGCGCAACACGAACGGCGGATATTTGCAACCAGCTGCACCCGAAGCTGATTGGAGCCAATATGCTGACGATTTATCCAAATTCCGAACTGTATCAAGAAATTCAGCGTGGAAATTGGAAGGAAGAACGTGAGGTGGAAAAATATCAGGAATTGCAGGTGTTGATAAAACGATTAAATATTCCGGTACAGTTTGCTGCGATGGGTGCGTCCAATGCAATTCCTATGTACGGAAGCCTGCCGCAGGATAAAGAAAAACTTCTTATGACATTAGAGCATATTATCACGCAGATTGGAGAAGAGCAGTTGAGAGAGTACCGAACACACCTTCGGCATTTATAGAGCTTATGAAACGAATTTTACTTGTCGGTACCTCTGCAAAGCACATGGATGATATGAAACGGATTGTCTACAATGTATATGCAGAAAAACGAATTGATTCAGCATATTCTGCCGAACAAGCACGTGGAATTTTACAAAATAACAGCTTCGATTTCGTGATTGTTGATATATCTTCCGTGAATTCCTGGGAATATCAAATTACACATACAATATATAAACAGACAAGCGCATTCGTTTTGATTCTTGTTCCGCAAAAATTTTCGACTCCTGTACAGAATGGACATTTTCGAGGAATGGCAGTGGAAAAACCGATTTCCCGTGTGACCTTTGCGCAGGTACTGCGTTTGATAGATTGGGTACTTTCTCTGCAAAAAGAGAAGGAAGAACTGCAACAAAGGTTATCGGATATTTGCATTGTCAGTCGAGCGAAGCGTTTGCTGATGAAGAAAAAACAGATGAGCGAATCGGAAGCCTATTTGTATATCAAAAATCAGGCAATGAATCAGCATCAAGCCAAAAGAGCCATTGCGCAAAATATTCTGAATCATTATCAGACATGACAAAACCGCCCCGAAGGGCGGTTTTGTTTCATATCACGGCTTGCACGTGCCGCACGGAGAATATCCCTGTGAAATCAAATCCGAACGCTTTCCGGTAAATGACTTCTTGTTTGCCGCGCCGATTTTGTTGACGCTGGAGCAGCTTGGCTTGTGAAATTTTTTGGAACTGGTGTTCAAAATGTACGTGGCTGTCGTCTCGCCGCTTGGCTGAGACGGCGTGGAGGTCTGATAACTGTCGCCGGTCACATAGTCGATGACAATGCCGGGCTGCACGTTATAGCAGTAAACACAGAACGTGACGCCCGCACCGTGATCCTCCACCGACTGTGCTTCCATCAGGACGCCGTTCGCCACTGCATTGTCACCTTCAAAGACCGGCGTGACGCGGTATAATACATGGTTTTGGGTTTCCTTTACATAGTCGGCAACCATGTTTTCAAAATCCAGCATGCCCTGTATGTTGAGGTATCGCGTGCCGGTGATAAGGTTTAATTTGTTTGCATTTTCTGCGGTCAGCTGGTAGCCGATTAAATGACAGCGATTGTATAAATACTTGCCGTCTACAATGTCATATTTGACCGAGTGCCAGCCGGTGGGCTTGACGCTGCTGATGTCCCCACGATGTTCTGTCGGCATGAGATCGGTGCCGACATTGGCATATGCGGTGTCGCAGCGTCCCATCCCATCCAGTGCGCTGTATCGCTCAAATGAGGTTGTGGATGCGTCTGCGCTGGTAAAAAACGGTATATTGTTGTTGACGACTGCATATGCCGCGCCGGAATAATCTGACACGTCATCGTAACAAAAACCGGTCGGGGAGATTGCTGCGGGCTTGGTTTGTATGCCGCCGGTGTAATAAACCAGCATAGTTGCGGTTTCCGCACGCGTTGCATTGTCCAATGGCTTCAAATATCGTTTGCCGTTGGATGTGGAGCCGGAAATCACGCCGTTTTGTACTGCCCAGCGCATCGCCGGCAATGCCCAGCTGTCTACGCGGCTGCTGTCTGCAAAATCCGAAAGACTGCCGGTGGTGTGTGGTTTGCCTGCGTCTGCATACAGAAAAACAGCAAGCTGTTCCCGCGTCACGTTGGCGTTCGGGCTAAATGTTGTCGCAGAAGTGCCGTTTGTGATGCCATTTTGGCTCGCCCAGAGCACCGCAGAATAATACCAGTCTCCGGATTTTACATCGTGGAATGGATTGGTACTGCTCACCGATGGACTGCCGGCCTTGGCGTACAGCGTCTGAACAAATGCTGCGCGGGTGGTTGCACCGCGAGGAACAAACGTCGTATTGGATGTACCGCTCATGTAGCCCTTGTCAAAGGCGGTTTGTACGGCGCCGCAGAACCAATCAGAGGAACTGACGTCTGCAAACCGGTGCGCGACTTTTGTCGGTGTGTTCCATGCAAAAGCACCGGTGCAAAGGGTGCTCACTGTGAGGGCAGCTGTCAACAGGCAAGCCGCCAATCGTTTCTTGTGTTTCAAAATTATGTCTCCTCTCCGTGAGCTGCAGGAAAATAAATCTCCTCTGTGATGCACGGGTGAGAATTTCCCGCAAACTCTGCGGTGTGCGTCTGTACCCAATGCGGCGGCGCCAGCGCGAGATCCAGCCGGAAATCTGTCGGATAGCTGCGATTCCAGCGGTATACAATCATCGCTTCGATGCGCGATTCGACCGCCTTCAGGCAGCAGGTCTCCACAAAGCAGTAGTCTCCTGCGGCAGCTTCGTACAGAAATTGCTGAGAAACCACGATGTGCGGCGCGGATTCGGCGGCAAATTGCTCATAGGAATAGGCGTTCATCCACAGCTTTTTTCCCTTGGTGCGCTGTAAAATACGCGCGCGCAAGATACAGTCCTGACTTTGCCGCCGATGGTTGAACAGCATGCCGCCGTGGTCATCCATGACACAGATTACAATCATCCTGCAGCCTCCTTTCTCGCAACATCGTACCATATTTTGAGGGAAAAAGCAAAATGCCGCTGCATTTCATGCAGGAGAACCACGTTGACGTTGCGGCTGGCTGATGCTATACTGAAAGCGAAAAACCAACATAGGAGGCTGGAAGTATGAGTTTTATGGATATGGTATATCAGCGCGAGAGCTGCCGTTCGTATCAGGACAAGCCGGTTTCCCGCGAGCTGCTGACTAAGATGGTCGAGGCGGGCAGATTGGCACCGAGCGGCTGCAATGCACAGCCGTGGAAATTCCTCGTCATTGATGAGCCGGAGGCAAAAAAGAAAATGTGCGAAGCACTCGTTGTAGAGGGCGGCGCAACCGGATGCCCGTGGAGAGATTCCGTACCGGCATTTATCGCACTGGTCGAGCAGCATGCCAATGTCATGCCGGCAGTTTTGGATTACTATGGTGATTCGCAGCGCTTTGCACAGGGTGATATCGGCATGGCAGCTATGAACATGATGTACGAAGCGGATGATCTCGGCTTGGCTACTTGTGTGCTGGGCATGAGCGATCAGAGCAAGATGGAAGAATTCTTCGGCATTCCGGAAGGACATACGGTTCGCATGGTGCTGGCTGTTGGATACAGCGCAGAAAGCAAGGAACCGCGCAAGAAGGTTCGCAAGCCGCTGGAAGAAGTTTGCAGCTTTAATCAGTGGTAACCATACAAAAAGCAAGCGGGCAGCTGAATTTCAGCTGTCCGCTTTTTTCTCAATCTGTAGATTTTTCATATGGCATGGTGCTGCTGCGCACGACAAGAGACGGCGGAATGACAACCTTTTGCGGAAAATGCCGTTCCGGCTGATGTGTGGGCGTGGCAGCGCGCTGGCGCACGAGCTGCACAGCGGTTGCCGCCATGTAGTCGAGATGCGGGCTGATGCTGGTCAGTGCCGGTTCTACAACGGAGGACATCACGGTGTTGTTGAAGCTGACAACGCTGACATCTTCCGGAATTTTGAGCTGCAAACTGCGCAGCGCATGGATGGTGCCGATTGCCGTTTCCTCGTTCACGGCGACCAGCGCAGTCGGCCGGCTGCCGCTGTCCAGCGAGCGCAGACGCAGAGACAGTTCGTTTTCCACGAGTGCTTGGTCGCGCAGCGGTGTTTCCAAAACGAAATTCGGCTCAAACAGACCGGCTTCGCGCATATAATGCTCGTAATAGCGGCGGCGCGGCTCTAAAACAACGCGCTGTGTCTCGTCCAGCAGGCGCTTGGGTCCGAGATATCCGATGCGTGTGTGGCCGAGAGAACGCAGATAGTCCAGCGCTTGTTTCATGCCCAGCTCGAAATTCGGAACAACGGAATCATACAGCAGTTCGTTGGGGGAAGAATCCAAAAACGTAATATTGCTGCTGATGCTGCACAGAGATTGAATCTGTTTGTCGGTAAAATAGCCGATGGCAATGACGCCGTCCACACCGGAGGCGGACAGCATTTGACATTCGCCATCGACGAGACGCAGCGGAACGGTTTGCAGCTTGTGTTCATAACACGTCTGTTCAATAAAATTTTTGAGGTATAAAAAGTACGGATCGGTCATCTGCTCGGCGGGAGAGAGCATTTCTGCGATGCCGATAAACAGGGTATCTGTTAAGGTGCGCTGATTGCGGCGACCGGAGCTGCCAGAATAGCCGAGCCGGTGCGCGGCATCAAAAATAATGCGCCGTGTATCCTCTCCGACCGTCATAGACGGATCGTTGTTGAGGACGCGGGAAATCGTGGCTGGGGAAAAGCCGGTTTGCTCGGATAACATTTTTAGCGTGACAGCCATAGCGTACTGCCTCCTTTGCATTACAATAGGAAATCATGTGAGAAAAGCAGGCACTGTCGTTCCGGATGACTCATACCAGTTCGACAGTGCCTTTGATTCATACGGAGACCGAAGCGGGGGAGAGAGTTCGGTCAATGTTTTTTCGCTACCTGTACGCACATAGCAGCAGGTATTTTTTTACAAACAGATGGTTCCGGCTGTTTTTCCAGCTGTGCCTCCCAAAAAATCAGAACCGCGGAGACAGCAAGCGGAATGGCACACAGCCAAACGCTGCGAATGCCGATAAAATAGTGAGTCAGCCAAGAAAAAGCAACGCCCAGATGGAAACAGAGAACCGTGCCGAAAAAAAACCAAGCCTTTTTGAGCAGCTTTTTTTCGTGGGTAATGGAATACTCCGTCAGGGCATTGGCGATTTGCCGGCAGTTGTTGGTGGAAAAGATGCAGGAGGCATTATAGCCGTACGCACCAGGGAAAGAGTTCCACAGGAATGCCATTGCAAAAAAGATAGGATATAGACCGACAACCGCATTCATGTGCTCGGGGAGAAAGCCAAGAATGATAATTGCAAGTCCGGTTACTGCCAAAGAATACGGGTACAGCTTTTTGTGGTATTTCTTGGACAAAACAATGGTTGACGCACAGCCGGCCACATATAATAAGACGGCGGCAATGCGAATGAGTACATCCATGAGATTTTGTCCGAACAAGCTGGTGACGATATAAATCATATTGGATGTCAAGGCGTTGCCGAAGAAATCATCGCGGCACAGCAATGCGTACACGCCCAAATATCCGCCTGTAATTGCCATAGAATGATGAATCCAGCAAGTGAGATCTTCACGGTCAATCATAGAACACACTCCTTTGGATTGATTTGTCTTCATTATAAGACGAGAAGAAAAGAATGTAAATGGACAAAACATCCCATCTATTTGGAGATTTTGTCGGTTCTTCTGTGAATTATTGCGCAGGGGATTTTGAAAAAAATGAATAATTCAAAAATAGTACTTGCATTTTCTGGCAAGGCGTGGTATTCTAAACAAGACGAAGGCGTCAGTGATCCAAAAAGGTCACTGGCGCCTATTTTTTATTTACGCAGTTCGCAAAATGTAGTATGATAGGAGTGGAAACAAATGATAGACACTGGCAGCACGGGATTTATGATGATTTGCTCGTCATATGTCTTTTTTATGACACCGGGTCTGGCGTTCTTTTACGGCGGCCTGTGCCGCAGAAAGAACGTGGTCAATACCATGATGTCCTCAATTTTCATCATGGGTCTTGCATCAGTTCTCTGGGTGGCAATCGGATATTCTCTGTCGTTCGGCGGAAATGTTGGAGGCGTCATCGGCACCTTCCAGAACGCGTTTCTAAACGGCGTGGGATGGGAACCGGGCGCGTATTCGGATCAGATACCGGGATTGGTTTTCGTTGCGTTCCAAATGATGTTTGCGATTATCACACCGGCACTGCTCACCGGCTCGGTCGTCGGCAGAATGAATTTCAAAGCCCTGTTTTTGTTCATTATTCTGTGGTCACTGGTCGTGTATTATCCGCTGGCGCACATGGTATGGGGCGAGAGCGGCTTCTTGGCGGCAATCGGTTCGGTTGACTTTGCGGGCGGCAATGTTGTGCACATCAGCTCCGGTGTTTCCGGCTTGGTGCTGTCCCTGATTCTCGGCAAGCGTCTGGGCAGCGAGCAGGGCAATTTCCTGCCGCACAATATTCCGTTTGTTGTGCTCGGCGCATCGCTGCTGTGGTTTGGCTGGTTTGGCTTCAATGCCGGCAGTGCACTGGAGGCGAATGGTCTGGCAGCGCATGCGTTCCTGACCACAAACACCTCTGCGGCAATGGCAATGCTGACATGGATGCTCATTGATATGATTCGAGACGGCAAGCCGTCGTTGGTCGGTGCGTGCACAGGCGGTGTGCTGGGACTGGTTGCCATCACGCCGGGCGCAGGCTTTGTACCGCTGTGGGCGGCGTTTATCATCGGCGGTTTGGTCAGCCCGATTTGCTATTTTGCCGTTTCGGTTATCAAGGCAAAGTTTGGCTATGATGATGCTCTGGATGCGTTCGGCTGCCACGGCGTCGGTGGCATCTGGGGCGGTATTGCGACGGGTCTGTTTGCAAAAAGCTCCATCAATCCGGTTACACAGTGGGATGGCTTGGTTTTTGGCGACTATCATCTGTTTGTCGCACAGGTTCTCAGCATTGTTGTCACCATTGCGATTGCGATTGTCGGCACGCTGGTTTGCGCGGGCATTGTCAAGCTGATTGTTCCGCTGCGTGTCGATGAACACGCAGAGCGCATCGGCATGGATGAAGCGATGCATGGCGAGCGTGCATATCCGACCTTCACCGGTTTGGACTGATTGTTTGGGAGGAAACTGTTATATGATTAAGATTGAAGCCATTGTCCGGCCGGAAAAGCTGGAGGACGTCAAGGATGCCCTGTCCATGATCAATGTACACGGCATCACGCTGTATCAGGTCATGGGCTGCGGTGCGCAGAAGGGCGGCACCAAAAACGTCCGCGGTCACGCTGTGCAGGTCAACCTGATTCCGAAGATTAAGTTTGAAATTGTCGTTTCTGACGAGGAGTGGGCGCGCATCACGATTGATGCCATTTGCAATGCGGCATACACCGGTGAAATCGGTGACGGCAAGATCTTTAGCTATGATCTGGACAACGCCGTGCGTATCCGCACCCGCGAAATCGGTCTGGAAGCATTGAATTGAATCGCAAAGTCCTTCCCGCCGCGCGCGGGAAGGATTTTTTGGTTGCATCCGGTTGAAACATGCGGTATACTGAAAATATACATATATATTATCATAACAGCAAAGATAAAAACGCAATGTATACAGTTTTGTATGCTAGAGCCGGTAGGTAGCCCGGCCGTCACAGAACATCTGTGGTAAGTAACCTGCCCCTCCGGGTTGTCCGTTCTTTGCTCAGCAATCGTGTAGGAGGGATTGTCATGAGCAAAGTGAGCGGCAAATTAACCGTGTATTTTGAGAAACCATTCTGGGTAGGTGTTTTTGAACGGATAGAAGACGGCAAACTATCCGCGGCGAAAGTAACCTTCGGCGCAGAACCGAAAGATTATGAGGTATATGCGTTTCTGTTAAAATACTATGAAAATTTGCAGTTTAGTCCGGCTGTGACAGCAAGTACGGTGGAAAGAAAGAAGAATCCGAAGCGACTTCAGCGTGAAGCAAAAAAACAAGTACAGAATATTGGAATTGGGACAAAATCCCAGCAGGCGTTGAAGTTGCGGCAGGAAGAAAATAAACAGGAACGAAAAGTCAAACAGCGAGAGCAGCAGCAAGCGGAAGCGGAGCGGATGTTTCAGCTGCGTCAGCAGAAGAAACGAGAAAAACACCGCGGCAGATGAGTTTTTTATTGCATCGCTGATTCTCATGCGGTATACTGAAAC contains:
- a CDS encoding LacI family DNA-binding transcriptional regulator, with product MAVTLKMLSEQTGFSPATISRVLNNDPSMTVGEDTRRIIFDAAHRLGYSGSSGRRNQRTLTDTLFIGIAEMLSPAEQMTDPYFLYLKNFIEQTCYEHKLQTVPLRLVDGECQMLSASGVDGVIAIGYFTDKQIQSLCSISSNITFLDSSPNELLYDSVVPNFELGMKQALDYLRSLGHTRIGYLGPKRLLDETQRVVLEPRRRYYEHYMREAGLFEPNFVLETPLRDQALVENELSLRLRSLDSGSRPTALVAVNEETAIGTIHALRSLQLKIPEDVSVVSFNNTVMSSVVEPALTSISPHLDYMAATAVQLVRQRAATPTHQPERHFPQKVVIPPSLVVRSSTMPYEKSTD
- a CDS encoding P-II family nitrogen regulator produces the protein MIKIEAIVRPEKLEDVKDALSMINVHGITLYQVMGCGAQKGGTKNVRGHAVQVNLIPKIKFEIVVSDEEWARITIDAICNAAYTGEIGDGKIFSYDLDNAVRIRTREIGLEALN
- a CDS encoding nitroreductase family protein, with the protein product MSFMDMVYQRESCRSYQDKPVSRELLTKMVEAGRLAPSGCNAQPWKFLVIDEPEAKKKMCEALVVEGGATGCPWRDSVPAFIALVEQHANVMPAVLDYYGDSQRFAQGDIGMAAMNMMYEADDLGLATCVLGMSDQSKMEEFFGIPEGHTVRMVLAVGYSAESKEPRKKVRKPLEEVCSFNQW
- a CDS encoding ammonium transporter, which encodes MIDTGSTGFMMICSSYVFFMTPGLAFFYGGLCRRKNVVNTMMSSIFIMGLASVLWVAIGYSLSFGGNVGGVIGTFQNAFLNGVGWEPGAYSDQIPGLVFVAFQMMFAIITPALLTGSVVGRMNFKALFLFIILWSLVVYYPLAHMVWGESGFLAAIGSVDFAGGNVVHISSGVSGLVLSLILGKRLGSEQGNFLPHNIPFVVLGASLLWFGWFGFNAGSALEANGLAAHAFLTTNTSAAMAMLTWMLIDMIRDGKPSLVGACTGGVLGLVAITPGAGFVPLWAAFIIGGLVSPICYFAVSVIKAKFGYDDALDAFGCHGVGGIWGGIATGLFAKSSINPVTQWDGLVFGDYHLFVAQVLSIVVTIAIAIVGTLVCAGIVKLIVPLRVDEHAERIGMDEAMHGERAYPTFTGLD
- a CDS encoding YjdF family protein produces the protein MSKVSGKLTVYFEKPFWVGVFERIEDGKLSAAKVTFGAEPKDYEVYAFLLKYYENLQFSPAVTASTVERKKNPKRLQREAKKQVQNIGIGTKSQQALKLRQEENKQERKVKQREQQQAEAERMFQLRQQKKREKHRGR
- a CDS encoding YoaK family protein, yielding MIDREDLTCWIHHSMAITGGYLGVYALLCRDDFFGNALTSNMIYIVTSLFGQNLMDVLIRIAAVLLYVAGCASTIVLSKKYHKKLYPYSLAVTGLAIIILGFLPEHMNAVVGLYPIFFAMAFLWNSFPGAYGYNASCIFSTNNCRQIANALTEYSITHEKKLLKKAWFFFGTVLCFHLGVAFSWLTHYFIGIRSVWLCAIPLAVSAVLIFWEAQLEKQPEPSVCKKIPAAMCVQVAKKH
- a CDS encoding ribonuclease Z gives rise to the protein MIVICVMDDHGGMLFNHRRQSQDCILRARILQRTKGKKLWMNAYSYEQFAAESAPHIVVSQQFLYEAAAGDYCFVETCCLKAVESRIEAMIVYRWNRSYPTDFRLDLALAPPHWVQTHTAEFAGNSHPCITEEIYFPAAHGEET